One genomic segment of Panicum virgatum strain AP13 chromosome 2N, P.virgatum_v5, whole genome shotgun sequence includes these proteins:
- the LOC120660010 gene encoding 40S ribosomal protein S25-4-like, which produces MAPKKDKAPPPSSKPAKSGGGKQKKKKWSKGKQKEKVNNAVLFDQATYDKLLSEVPKYKQITPSVLSERLRINGSLARRAIKDLMARGLIRMVTVHSSQQIYTRATNT; this is translated from the exons atg GCCCCGAAGAAGGACaaggccccgccgccgtcgtccaagCCGGCCAAGTCCGGAGGCGggaagcagaagaagaagaagtggaGCAAGGGGAAGCAGAAGGAGAAGGTCAACAACGCGGTGCTCTTCGACCAGGCCACCTACGACAAGCTGCTCTCCGAGGTTCCCAAGTACAAGCAGATCACCCCGTCCGTCCTCTCCGAGCGCCTCAGG ATCAATGGATCCTTGGCGCGGAGGGCCATCAAGGACCTGATGGCAAGGGGGCTTATAAGGATGGTCACTGTTCATTCCAGCCAGCAGATATACACCAGGGCAACCAACACATGA
- the LOC120660011 gene encoding uncharacterized protein At2g27730, mitochondrial-like, with protein MAARTAARFVQRRLLSSGGKVLSEEEKAAENVYIKKMEQEKLEKLARKGPSSGEQASSTTSSAASDVKAAGGPTESASVGVSTDKNRNYAVLAGTIAALGGLGWYLLSKPKKSEEVVD; from the exons atggcggccaggacggcggcgaggttcgTGCAGCGCAGGCTCCTGTCTTCCGGCGGCAAGGTCCTcagcgaggaggagaaggcCGCCGAGAACGTCTACATCAAG AAAATGGAACAAGAAAAGCTGGAGAAGCTCGCACGCAAG GGTCCCAGCTCAGGAGAGCAAGCTTCATCCACCACAAGCTCTGCAGCAAGTGATGTGAAGGCTGCGGGCGGGCCAACAGAGTCAGCATCTGTGGGTGTGTCAACTGACAAGAACAGGAACTATGCTGTCTTGGCAGGCACAATTGCTGCCCTGGGTGGCCTGGGTTGGTATCTCTTGTCAAAGCCTAAGAAGTCAGAGGAGGTTGTGGACTGA